The following coding sequences are from one Kosakonia sp. H02 window:
- the nuoN gene encoding NADH-quinone oxidoreductase subunit NuoN, which produces MTITPQHLIALLPLLIVGLTVVVVMLSIAWRRNHFFNATLSVIGLNVALLSLWFVGQAGAMDVTPLMRVDGYAMLYTGLVLLASLATCTFAYPWLEGYTDNKEEFYLLVLIAALGGILLANANHMAALFLGIELISLPLFGLIGYAFRQKHSLEASIKYTILSAAASSFLLFGIALVYAQTGNLSFMAIGKSLGEGMLHEPLLLAGLGLMIVGLGFKLSLVPFHLWTPDVYQGAPAPVSTFLATASKIAIFGVLMRLFLYAPVGDSEAVRVVLGVIAFASIIFGNLMALSQTNIKRLLGFSSIAHLGYLLVALIALQSGQMSMETVGVYLAGYLFSSLGAFGVVSLMSSPYRGPDAESLYSYRGLFWHRPILSAVMTVMMLSLAGIPMTLGFIGKFYILAVGVQAHLWWLTGAVVLGSAIGLYYYLRVAVSLYLNAPQQLNRDAPSNWAYSAGGIVVLISALLVLLLGIYPQPLISIVQLAMPMM; this is translated from the coding sequence ATGACAATAACTCCACAACACCTGATTGCGCTGCTACCGCTGCTGATCGTCGGATTGACGGTGGTGGTTGTAATGCTCTCCATTGCGTGGCGACGCAACCATTTTTTCAATGCCACGCTGTCGGTCATTGGTCTTAACGTCGCGCTGCTTTCCCTGTGGTTCGTCGGTCAGGCCGGGGCCATGGATGTCACGCCGCTGATGCGCGTTGACGGCTATGCCATGCTCTATACCGGGCTGGTACTGCTGGCGAGCCTCGCCACCTGTACGTTTGCTTACCCGTGGCTCGAAGGCTATACCGATAACAAAGAAGAGTTCTACCTGCTGGTACTGATTGCCGCGCTCGGTGGGATTTTGCTGGCGAACGCTAATCATATGGCGGCGCTGTTCCTCGGTATTGAACTGATTTCTTTGCCGCTGTTCGGGCTGATTGGCTACGCCTTTCGCCAGAAACACTCGCTGGAAGCCAGCATCAAATACACCATTCTCTCTGCCGCGGCGTCATCATTCCTGCTGTTCGGTATTGCGCTGGTGTATGCCCAGACCGGTAATCTGTCGTTTATGGCGATTGGTAAGAGCCTCGGTGAAGGCATGTTGCATGAACCGCTGCTGCTGGCGGGTCTCGGCCTGATGATTGTTGGCCTTGGCTTTAAACTCTCTCTGGTGCCGTTCCATCTGTGGACGCCAGACGTTTATCAGGGCGCGCCTGCGCCGGTTTCCACCTTCCTGGCGACCGCCAGCAAAATCGCTATTTTTGGCGTGCTGATGCGTCTGTTCCTTTATGCGCCGGTGGGCGACAGTGAAGCCGTTCGTGTGGTGCTGGGCGTGATTGCCTTTGCCTCCATCATCTTCGGTAACCTGATGGCGCTGAGCCAGACCAACATTAAACGTCTGCTCGGTTTCTCCTCTATCGCGCATCTGGGTTATTTACTGGTGGCGTTGATTGCGCTGCAAAGCGGGCAGATGTCGATGGAAACCGTCGGGGTTTACCTGGCCGGTTATCTCTTCAGCAGCCTGGGTGCTTTTGGCGTCGTCAGCCTGATGTCCAGCCCGTATCGCGGCCCGGATGCCGAGTCGCTCTACTCCTACCGTGGTCTGTTCTGGCACCGCCCGATTCTGTCGGCGGTGATGACGGTGATGATGCTGTCGCTGGCGGGTATTCCGATGACCTTAGGCTTTATCGGTAAGTTCTACATTCTGGCCGTGGGTGTGCAGGCGCACCTGTGGTGGTTGACTGGCGCAGTGGTGCTCGGGTCGGCAATCGGTTTGTATTACTACCTGCGCGTGGCGGTGAGCCTCTATCTGAATGCGCCGCAGCAACTGAACCGCGATGCGCCGTCCAACTGGGCATACAGCGCAGGCGGGATTGTAGTGCTGATTTCTGCCCTGCTGGTGCTGCTGCTCGGTATCTATCCGCAGCCGCTTATCAGCATCGTGCAGTTGGCCATGCCGATGATGTAA
- the nuoM gene encoding NADH-quinone oxidoreductase subunit M, with the protein MLLPWLILIPFIGGFLCWQTERFGVKVPRWIALITMGLTLALSLQLWLQGGYSLTQATGLPQWQEEFRLDWIPRFGISIHLGMDGLSLLMVTLTGFLGVLAVLCSWREIEKYQGFFHLNLMWILGGVIGVFLAIDMFLFFFFWEMMLVPMYFLIALWGHKASDGKTRITAATKFFIYTQASGLVMLIAILALVLVHYNATGVWTFNYEDLLKTPMSHNVEYLLMLGFFIAFAVKMPVVPLHGWLPDAHSQAPTAGSVDLAGILLKTAAYGLLRFSLPLFPNASAEFAPIAMWLGVIGIFYGAWMAFTQTDIKRLIAYTSVSHMGFVLIAIYTGSQLAFQGAVIQMIAHGLSAAGLFILCGQLYERLHTRDMRMMGGLWSKIKWLPALSMFFAVATLGMPGTGNFVGEFMILFGSYQVVPVITVISTFGLVFASVYSLAMLHRAYFGKAKSELASQTLPGLSLRELFMILVLVVLLVLLGFYPQPILDTSHGAMSNIQQWFVNSVTTTRP; encoded by the coding sequence ATGTTATTACCCTGGCTAATACTCATCCCCTTTATTGGTGGCTTCCTCTGCTGGCAAACCGAACGCTTTGGCGTGAAGGTGCCGCGCTGGATTGCGCTGATCACGATGGGACTGACACTGGCGCTTTCTCTGCAACTGTGGTTGCAGGGTGGCTATTCTCTGACCCAGGCTACCGGTTTACCGCAGTGGCAGGAAGAGTTCAGGCTGGACTGGATCCCGCGCTTTGGTATCAGCATCCATCTCGGTATGGATGGCCTGTCGCTGCTGATGGTCACCCTGACCGGTTTCCTCGGCGTGCTGGCGGTGCTCTGCTCCTGGCGTGAAATCGAAAAATACCAGGGCTTCTTTCACCTGAACCTGATGTGGATCCTGGGCGGTGTTATCGGCGTGTTCCTTGCCATCGACATGTTCCTGTTCTTCTTCTTCTGGGAAATGATGCTGGTGCCGATGTACTTCCTGATTGCGCTGTGGGGCCATAAAGCCTCCGACGGGAAAACGCGTATCACGGCGGCGACGAAGTTCTTCATCTATACCCAGGCGAGCGGCCTGGTAATGTTGATTGCCATTCTGGCGCTGGTGCTGGTGCACTACAACGCGACTGGCGTATGGACCTTCAACTATGAAGATCTGCTGAAAACGCCGATGTCCCACAACGTTGAATATCTGCTGATGCTCGGTTTCTTCATCGCCTTCGCGGTGAAAATGCCGGTAGTGCCGCTGCACGGCTGGCTGCCGGACGCGCACTCGCAGGCACCGACCGCCGGTTCTGTTGACCTTGCGGGGATCTTGCTGAAAACCGCCGCTTACGGTCTGCTGCGCTTCTCGCTGCCGCTGTTTCCGAACGCGTCGGCAGAGTTCGCGCCTATCGCCATGTGGCTTGGCGTTATCGGGATTTTCTACGGTGCATGGATGGCCTTCACCCAGACCGATATCAAACGTTTGATCGCTTACACCTCCGTTTCCCATATGGGCTTTGTGCTGATTGCTATCTACACCGGTAGCCAACTGGCCTTCCAGGGCGCGGTTATCCAGATGATTGCGCACGGTCTCTCTGCGGCCGGTCTGTTCATTCTCTGTGGTCAGCTGTATGAACGCCTGCATACCCGTGATATGCGTATGATGGGCGGTCTGTGGAGCAAAATTAAATGGCTGCCAGCGCTGTCGATGTTCTTCGCCGTGGCGACGCTCGGGATGCCGGGTACCGGTAACTTCGTCGGTGAATTCATGATCCTGTTCGGCAGCTACCAGGTTGTGCCGGTCATCACCGTGATTTCGACCTTCGGGCTGGTCTTCGCCTCGGTTTATTCGCTGGCGATGCTGCACCGTGCATACTTCGGCAAGGCGAAAAGCGAACTTGCCAGCCAAACGCTGCCAGGGCTGTCACTGCGCGAGCTGTTTATGATCCTTGTCCTGGTTGTACTTCTGGTACTGCTTGGCTTCTATCCGCAGCCGATTCTGGATACATCGCATGGCGCGATGAGCAACATCCAGCAGTGGTTTGTTAATTCCGTTACTACTACAAGGCCGTAA
- the nuoL gene encoding NADH-quinone oxidoreductase subunit L produces the protein MNMLALTIIFPFIGFVLLAFSRGRWSENVSATVGMGSIGLAAAVTALVGVDFFNNGQQPFVQPLWTWMAVGDFNIGFNLVLDGLSLTMLSVVTGVGFLIHMFASWYMRGEEGYSRFFAYTNLFIASMVVLVLADNLLLMYLGWEGVGLCSYLLIGFYYTDPKNGAAAMKAFVVTRVGDVFLAFALFILYNELGTLNFREMVELAPQHFADGNNMLMWATLMLLGGAVGKSAQLPLQTWLADAMAGPTPVSALIHAATMVTAGVYLIARTHGLFLMTPEVLHLVGIVGAVTLLMAGFAALVQTDIKRVLAYSTMSQIGYMFLALGVQAWDAAIFHLMTHAFFKALLFLSSGSVILACHHEQNIFKMGGLRKSIPLVYACFLVGGAALSALPLITAGFFSKDEILAGAVANGHVNLMIAGLVGAFMTSLYTFRLIFIVFHGKEQIHAHAGKGITHHLPLIVLLVLSTFVGAMIVPPLRGVLPETSELAHGSVVMLEVASGAVAVIGILLAAWLWLGKRTLVTSIANSAAGRFFGTWWFNAWGFDWLYDRVFVKPYLGVAWLLKSDPLNALMNIPAILSRFAGKGLLFSENGYLRWYVASMSIGAVVVLALLMVLR, from the coding sequence ATGAACATGCTCGCCTTAACCATTATTTTTCCTTTTATTGGCTTTGTATTGCTGGCCTTTTCCCGCGGGCGCTGGTCAGAGAACGTCTCTGCCACCGTCGGTATGGGTTCGATTGGTCTGGCCGCGGCAGTCACCGCGCTGGTCGGTGTTGATTTTTTCAACAATGGTCAGCAGCCGTTTGTGCAACCGCTGTGGACCTGGATGGCGGTTGGCGATTTCAACATCGGTTTTAACCTGGTGCTGGACGGCCTGTCGCTGACCATGCTGTCGGTGGTGACCGGCGTTGGCTTCCTGATCCACATGTTCGCCTCCTGGTACATGCGCGGTGAAGAGGGTTACTCCCGCTTCTTCGCCTATACCAACCTGTTTATCGCCAGCATGGTGGTTCTGGTGCTGGCCGATAACCTGCTGCTGATGTATCTCGGCTGGGAAGGCGTGGGCCTGTGCTCCTATCTGCTGATCGGCTTCTACTACACCGATCCGAAGAATGGCGCAGCGGCGATGAAAGCGTTTGTCGTCACCCGCGTGGGCGATGTGTTCCTCGCGTTCGCGCTGTTCATTCTCTACAACGAGCTGGGCACGCTGAACTTCCGCGAAATGGTTGAACTGGCACCGCAGCACTTCGCCGACGGCAATAACATGCTGATGTGGGCGACATTGATGCTGCTGGGCGGCGCGGTCGGCAAATCGGCTCAGTTGCCGTTGCAAACCTGGCTTGCGGACGCGATGGCAGGTCCGACCCCGGTTTCGGCGCTGATCCACGCCGCTACCATGGTGACCGCCGGTGTTTACCTGATTGCCCGTACTCATGGTCTGTTCCTGATGACGCCGGAAGTGCTGCATCTGGTTGGTATCGTCGGTGCTGTGACGCTGTTGATGGCCGGTTTCGCTGCACTTGTGCAGACGGATATCAAACGCGTCCTTGCTTACTCGACGATGAGCCAGATTGGTTACATGTTCCTGGCGCTCGGCGTACAGGCATGGGACGCGGCGATTTTCCACCTGATGACTCACGCGTTCTTTAAAGCGCTGCTGTTCCTGTCGTCCGGTTCGGTTATCCTCGCCTGCCACCACGAGCAGAACATCTTCAAGATGGGCGGCCTGCGTAAGTCGATTCCGCTGGTGTATGCCTGCTTCCTGGTCGGCGGCGCGGCGCTCTCTGCGCTACCGCTTATTACTGCGGGCTTCTTCAGTAAGGACGAAATCCTTGCCGGTGCGGTGGCGAATGGTCATGTCAATCTGATGATTGCGGGTCTGGTTGGCGCGTTTATGACCTCGCTCTACACCTTCCGCCTGATTTTCATTGTGTTCCACGGCAAAGAGCAAATTCACGCCCATGCAGGGAAGGGGATCACCCATCATCTGCCGCTGATTGTGCTGCTGGTGCTCTCTACGTTTGTCGGCGCGATGATCGTGCCGCCGCTGCGTGGCGTACTGCCGGAAACCAGCGAACTTGCGCACGGTAGCGTAGTAATGCTGGAAGTGGCCTCCGGTGCGGTGGCGGTGATCGGTATTCTGCTGGCAGCCTGGTTGTGGCTGGGTAAACGCACGCTGGTGACCTCGATTGCCAACAGCGCGGCGGGCCGTTTCTTCGGCACCTGGTGGTTCAATGCCTGGGGCTTCGACTGGCTTTACGACCGCGTGTTTGTGAAACCTTACCTCGGTGTTGCATGGCTGCTGAAGAGCGATCCGCTGAATGCGCTGATGAACATCCCGGCGATCCTCTCGCGCTTTGCAGGCAAAGGTCTGCTGTTTAGCGAGAACGGTTATCTGCGCTGGTATGTGGCGTCGATGAGCATCGGTGCCGTTGTGGTGCTGGCGCTGTTGATGGTATTGCGCTGA
- the nuoK gene encoding NADH-quinone oxidoreductase subunit NuoK, which produces MIPLQHGLILAAILFVLGLTGLVIRRNLLFMLIGLEIMINAAALAFVVAGSYWGQTDGQVMYILAISLAAAEASIGLALLLQLHRRRQNLNIDSVSEMRG; this is translated from the coding sequence ATGATCCCCTTACAACATGGACTGATCCTCGCGGCGATTTTGTTTGTTTTGGGTTTAACCGGTCTGGTTATCCGCCGCAATCTGCTTTTCATGCTGATTGGGCTGGAAATCATGATTAACGCCGCCGCGCTGGCCTTCGTGGTCGCCGGCAGTTACTGGGGCCAGACCGACGGACAGGTGATGTATATCCTCGCCATTAGCCTCGCGGCTGCGGAAGCGAGTATTGGCCTGGCGTTGCTGCTGCAACTCCATCGTCGCCGCCAGAATCTGAATATCGATTCAGTAAGTGAGATGCGTGGATGA
- the nuoJ gene encoding NADH-quinone oxidoreductase subunit J, producing MEFAFYICGLVAVLTTVRVITHTNPVHALLYLIISLLAIAGVFFSLGAYFAGALEIIVYAGAIMVLFVFVVMMLNLGNSVVEQERNWLSPQIWIGPALLSAVLLVVMIYAILGVNDQGIDGAAISAKAVGITLFGPYVLAVELASMLLLAGLVVAFHLGREDRAGEVLSNRTDDRAKRKTEEHA from the coding sequence ATGGAGTTCGCTTTTTATATCTGTGGCCTGGTCGCCGTCCTGACGACGGTACGCGTAATAACGCATACCAACCCGGTACACGCCTTGTTGTATTTGATTATCTCCCTGTTGGCGATTGCCGGGGTCTTCTTTTCCCTCGGCGCGTACTTCGCCGGGGCGCTGGAGATCATCGTCTACGCCGGGGCGATTATGGTGCTGTTCGTGTTCGTGGTGATGATGCTGAACCTCGGCAATTCCGTGGTCGAGCAGGAGCGCAACTGGCTCTCGCCGCAAATCTGGATTGGCCCGGCGCTGCTCTCTGCGGTGCTGCTGGTGGTGATGATTTACGCCATTCTGGGGGTTAACGATCAGGGTATCGACGGCGCGGCAATTAGCGCGAAAGCGGTCGGTATCACACTGTTTGGCCCTTACGTACTGGCGGTTGAACTGGCGTCGATGCTGCTGCTGGCAGGTCTGGTTGTCGCGTTCCATCTGGGACGTGAAGACAGAGCTGGCGAAGTGCTGAGCAACCGCACGGATGACCGCGCGAAAAGAAAAACGGAGGAGCACGCATGA
- the nuoI gene encoding NADH-quinone oxidoreductase subunit NuoI — MTLKELLVGFGTQVRSIWMIGLHAFAKRETRMYPEEPVYLAPRYRGRIVLTRDPDGAERCVACNLCAVACPVGCISLQKAETVDGRWYPEFFRINFSRCIFCGMCEEACPTTAIQLTPDFELGEFKRQDLVYEKEDLLISGPGKYPEYNFYRMAGMAIDGKDKGEAENEAKPIDVKGLLP; from the coding sequence ATGACTTTAAAAGAATTACTCGTGGGCTTTGGCACCCAGGTTCGCAGTATCTGGATGATTGGCCTGCATGCGTTCGCCAAACGCGAAACGCGTATGTACCCGGAAGAGCCAGTTTATCTGGCGCCGCGCTACCGTGGCCGTATTGTGCTGACGCGCGATCCGGACGGCGCAGAGCGCTGCGTTGCCTGTAACCTGTGCGCGGTAGCCTGTCCTGTCGGCTGTATCTCGCTGCAAAAAGCGGAAACCGTTGATGGCCGCTGGTACCCGGAATTTTTCCGTATCAACTTCTCCCGCTGCATCTTCTGCGGCATGTGTGAAGAAGCGTGCCCGACCACGGCTATTCAGCTGACGCCAGATTTCGAACTGGGCGAGTTTAAGCGCCAGGATCTGGTGTATGAAAAAGAGGATCTGCTGATCTCCGGTCCGGGCAAATACCCGGAATATAACTTCTACCGGATGGCAGGTATGGCAATCGACGGCAAAGATAAGGGCGAAGCAGAGAATGAAGCTAAGCCTATCGACGTCAAGGGCCTGTTACCGTAA
- the nuoH gene encoding NADH-quinone oxidoreductase subunit NuoH, translating to MSWLTPDVIDILLSILKAVVILLVVVTCGAFMSFGERRLLGLFQNRYGPNRVGWGGSLQLVADMIKMFFKEDWIPRFSDRVIFTLAPMIAFTSLLLAFAIVPVSPTWVVADLNIGILFFLMMAGLAVYAVLFAGWSSNNKYSLLGAMRASAQTLSYEVFLGLSLMGVVAQAGSFNMTDIVNNQAGLWNVIPQFFGFITFAIAGVAVCHRHPFDQPEAEQELADGYHIEYSGMKFGLFFVGEYIGIVTISALMVTLFFGGWQGPLLPPFIWFAIKTAFFMMMFILIRAALPRPRYDQVMSFGWKICLPLTLLNLLGTAAVILWQAQ from the coding sequence ATGAGCTGGTTAACACCGGATGTTATCGACATTCTGTTAAGCATCCTGAAAGCGGTTGTCATCCTGCTGGTGGTAGTCACCTGCGGTGCGTTCATGAGCTTTGGCGAACGTCGCCTGCTCGGCCTGTTCCAGAATCGTTACGGGCCGAACCGCGTGGGCTGGGGTGGTTCACTCCAGCTGGTCGCGGACATGATCAAAATGTTCTTTAAAGAGGACTGGATCCCGCGTTTCTCGGATCGCGTGATTTTCACCCTCGCGCCGATGATTGCCTTTACCTCGTTGCTGTTAGCTTTCGCCATTGTGCCGGTCAGCCCGACCTGGGTAGTGGCCGATCTCAACATCGGGATTTTGTTCTTCCTGATGATGGCGGGTCTGGCGGTTTACGCGGTGCTGTTCGCAGGCTGGTCCAGTAACAACAAATACTCGCTGCTCGGTGCGATGCGTGCCTCTGCGCAAACCCTGAGCTACGAAGTGTTTCTTGGCCTCTCTCTGATGGGGGTGGTGGCGCAGGCCGGTTCATTCAATATGACCGACATCGTCAACAACCAGGCGGGTTTGTGGAACGTTATCCCGCAGTTCTTCGGCTTTATCACTTTCGCTATCGCGGGCGTGGCGGTGTGTCACCGTCACCCGTTTGACCAGCCGGAAGCGGAGCAGGAACTGGCGGACGGTTACCACATCGAATACTCCGGTATGAAGTTCGGTCTGTTCTTCGTCGGTGAGTATATCGGTATCGTCACCATTTCCGCGCTGATGGTCACGCTGTTCTTCGGTGGCTGGCAGGGGCCGTTGCTACCGCCGTTCATCTGGTTCGCGATTAAAACCGCGTTCTTTATGATGATGTTCATTTTGATTCGCGCTGCACTGCCGCGTCCTCGTTATGATCAGGTGATGTCGTTTGGCTGGAAAATTTGCCTGCCGCTGACCCTGCTTAACTTGCTGGGCACGGCGGCTGTCATTCTCTGGCAGGCGCAATAA
- the nuoG gene encoding NADH-quinone oxidoreductase subunit NuoG: MATIHVDGKEYEVNGADNLLEACLSLGLDIPYFCWHPALGSVGACRQCAVKQYQNAEDTRGRLVMSCMTPASDGTFISIDDHEAKQFRESVVEWLMTNHPHDCPVCEEGGNCHLQDMTVMTGHNFRRYRFTKRTHRNQDLGPFISHEMNRCIACYRCVRYYKDYADGTDLGVYGAHDNVYFGRPEDGVLESEFSGNLVEICPTGVFTDKTHSERYNRKWDMQFAPSICQQCSLGCNTSPGERYGELRRIENRYNGSVNHYFLCDRGRFGYGYVNLKDRPRQPVQRRGDDLITLNAEQAMQGAADILRQSKKVIGIGSPRASVESNFALRELVGAENFYTGIAKGEQQRLELALKVLREGGVRTPALREIETYDAVLVLGEDITQTGARVALAVRQAVKGKAREMAAAQKVADWQIAAIMNIGQRAKHPLFVTNVDNTRLDDIAAWTYRAPVEDQARLGFAIAHALDESAPAVDGLSSDLKSKIDVIVQALAGAKKPLIISGTNAGSAEVIHAAANVAKALKGRGADVGITMIARSVNSMGLGLIGGGSLDEALAELESGSADAVVVLENDLHRHASAARVDAALAKAPLVLVIDHQRTAIMDNAHLVLSAASFAESDGTVINNEGRAQRFFQVYDPSYYDSKAIMLESWRWLHSLHSTVLNREVDWTQLDHVIDAAIVALPQLAGIKDAAPDASFRIRGQKLAREPHRYSGRTAMRANINVHEPRQPQDKDTMFAFSMEGNNQPSAPRSQIPFAWAPGWNSPQAWNKFQDEVGGHLRHGDPGVRLIEASERGLDYFTTVPGAFMAEDGKWRIAPYYHLFGSDEMSQRSPVFQSRMPQPYIKLNPADAAKLGVNAGARVSFTYEGQTISLPLQVSEGLAAGQVGLPMGMPGIAPVLAGARLENLREAQA, encoded by the coding sequence ATGGCTACTATTCACGTAGACGGCAAAGAATACGAGGTAAACGGAGCGGACAACCTTCTGGAGGCGTGTCTCTCTTTAGGCCTTGATATTCCTTATTTTTGCTGGCATCCGGCGCTGGGGAGCGTGGGTGCGTGCCGCCAGTGTGCGGTGAAGCAATATCAAAACGCGGAAGACACGCGTGGCCGCCTGGTCATGTCCTGCATGACCCCGGCATCCGATGGTACGTTTATTTCGATTGATGACCACGAAGCGAAGCAGTTCCGTGAAAGCGTGGTGGAGTGGTTGATGACCAACCACCCGCACGACTGCCCGGTCTGCGAAGAGGGCGGCAACTGCCACCTGCAAGATATGACCGTTATGACCGGTCACAACTTCCGTCGCTATCGTTTCACCAAACGTACGCACCGTAATCAGGATCTCGGCCCGTTCATTTCTCACGAGATGAACCGCTGCATTGCCTGCTACCGCTGTGTGCGTTACTACAAAGATTATGCCGACGGCACGGATCTGGGCGTTTACGGCGCGCATGACAACGTCTACTTCGGTCGCCCGGAAGACGGTGTGCTGGAAAGCGAGTTCTCCGGTAACCTGGTCGAAATCTGCCCGACCGGCGTCTTCACCGATAAAACCCACTCCGAGCGGTATAACCGTAAGTGGGACATGCAGTTTGCACCGAGTATCTGCCAGCAGTGCTCGCTGGGGTGCAACACCAGCCCTGGTGAACGCTACGGTGAACTGCGTCGTATCGAAAACCGCTACAACGGTAGCGTAAACCACTACTTCCTCTGCGACCGTGGCCGCTTCGGTTATGGCTACGTCAACCTGAAAGACCGCCCGCGCCAGCCGGTACAACGCCGCGGCGACGATCTCATCACCCTCAACGCTGAACAAGCGATGCAGGGCGCAGCGGATATTCTGCGTCAGTCGAAGAAAGTGATTGGTATCGGTTCCCCGCGCGCCAGCGTAGAGAGCAACTTCGCGCTGCGTGAACTGGTCGGCGCGGAAAATTTCTACACCGGTATTGCCAAAGGTGAGCAGCAACGTCTTGAGTTAGCGCTGAAAGTGCTGCGCGAAGGCGGTGTTCGCACTCCGGCGCTGCGCGAAATCGAAACGTACGATGCGGTGCTGGTCCTCGGCGAAGACATTACCCAGACCGGCGCGCGTGTTGCGCTGGCGGTGCGCCAGGCAGTGAAAGGTAAAGCCCGTGAAATGGCGGCGGCGCAGAAAGTGGCCGACTGGCAGATTGCGGCAATCATGAACATTGGTCAGCGCGCCAAACATCCACTGTTTGTCACCAACGTCGACAACACCCGTCTGGACGATATCGCCGCGTGGACCTACCGCGCACCGGTTGAAGATCAGGCGCGTTTAGGTTTCGCCATCGCCCATGCGCTGGATGAGTCTGCCCCGGCGGTTGACGGTCTGAGCAGTGATCTGAAGAGCAAAATCGATGTGATTGTCCAGGCGCTGGCCGGGGCGAAGAAACCGCTGATTATCTCTGGCACCAACGCGGGCAGCGCAGAAGTGATCCACGCCGCCGCCAACGTGGCGAAAGCCCTGAAAGGGCGCGGTGCGGATGTCGGCATCACCATGATTGCCCGCTCGGTCAACAGCATGGGTCTGGGTCTTATCGGCGGCGGTAGCCTCGATGAAGCGCTGGCTGAGCTGGAGAGCGGCAGCGCGGACGCGGTGGTGGTGCTGGAAAACGATCTGCACCGTCATGCTTCTGCCGCGCGCGTTGATGCTGCGCTGGCAAAAGCGCCGCTGGTTCTGGTTATCGATCACCAGCGCACGGCGATCATGGATAACGCGCATCTGGTGCTCTCTGCGGCAAGCTTCGCGGAAAGCGACGGGACGGTTATCAATAACGAAGGCCGCGCGCAGCGCTTCTTCCAGGTTTACGACCCGAGCTACTACGACAGCAAAGCGATTATGCTGGAGAGCTGGCGCTGGCTGCACTCCCTGCACAGCACGGTACTGAACCGTGAAGTGGACTGGACGCAGCTTGACCATGTGATTGACGCGGCAATTGTCGCGCTGCCACAGCTGGCAGGTATTAAAGATGCCGCGCCGGATGCAAGCTTCCGTATTCGCGGGCAGAAACTGGCGCGTGAACCGCACCGTTACAGCGGACGCACCGCCATGCGCGCCAACATCAACGTGCATGAGCCGCGTCAGCCGCAGGACAAAGACACCATGTTCGCCTTCTCGATGGAAGGGAACAACCAGCCGTCCGCGCCGCGTTCGCAAATCCCGTTTGCCTGGGCTCCGGGCTGGAACTCCCCGCAGGCCTGGAACAAATTCCAGGACGAAGTGGGCGGTCACCTGCGCCATGGCGATCCGGGCGTGCGTCTGATTGAAGCGTCTGAACGTGGTCTGGATTATTTCACCACCGTACCGGGTGCGTTTATGGCCGAAGACGGTAAATGGCGTATCGCGCCTTACTATCACCTGTTTGGCAGCGATGAAATGTCGCAGCGTTCGCCGGTATTCCAGAGCCGTATGCCGCAACCGTATATCAAGCTGAACCCGGCAGATGCCGCGAAGCTTGGTGTGAATGCGGGCGCGCGCGTCTCCTTCACTTACGAAGGTCAGACCATCAGCCTGCCGTTGCAGGTCTCGGAAGGTCTGGCGGCAGGGCAGGTCGGTCTGCCGATGGGCATGCCGGGCATTGCGCCGGTGCTGGCCGGGGCACGTCTTGAAAATCTGCGGGAGGCGCAAGCATGA